Genomic segment of Verrucomicrobium sp.:
CTCCAGGGCCTGTTCCAGCTCGATCAGCTGTTGCAGGAAGGGGAGGGAGGCGCCGTCCGTACTGGAGGTGTAGGAAACCGAGAAGGAGCTAGTGGGCCGCATGACTTCTTTCAGCAGCGCATGTGCCAAGGGGACGAATCTTTCGTAAGAAGCTTTTAAAGAACGAGTTGTGAAATTAAAGGGGGCGGAAAAAAATTCTTTCCGGCGTGAATTGCCGCCGTAAGGGGGAAAGAATTGCCCTTCGGAGCGACAGGATTTGAACCTGCGACATCTAGCTCCCAAAGCTAGCGCTCTACCAGGCTGAGCTACGCTCCGTTCAAGGGAAACGGGGTCATCCTGCCCCTGGGGGACGACCGGCGCAATACTGTTTGTTTGCGCTGGGGATGGCGTTGGGGTAGGATGGCCCGCTTCAAATTTATGAGTCTCATTATTAAAGATTTGCACGCCAAGATCGGAGAAAAGGAGATCCTCCGCGGACTGAACCTGGAGATCCCCACCGGTGAGGTGCATGCCATCATGGGGCCGAACGGCTCCGGCAAGAGCACTCTGGCCAAGGTGATGAGCGGCCATCCCGATTATACCGTGACCGGCGGCGAGGTCATCCTGGACGGCGAGAACATCCTGGAGATGGAGCCCGACGAGCGCGCGCGCAAGGGCCTCTTCATGGCCTTCCAGTATCCGAGCGAAATCACCGGCGTCACCATCGCCAACTTCCTGCGCGCCGCTCTCCAGGCCCGCCTTCCGGAAGGGGAGGAGCTGGACGCCCCCGCGTTTTACCAGACTCTCTACAAGAAGATGGACGCCCTGGAGATGAAGCGGGAGTTCACCTCCCGCTATGTCAACGAGGGCTTCTCCGGCGGCGAGAAGAAGCGGAACGAGATTCTCCAGATGGCGATGCTCGAGCCCCGCTACGCCGTGCTGGACGAGACCGATTCCGGCCTGGACATCGACGCCCTGCGCATCGTCGCCAACGGGGTGAACACCCTGCGTGGCGCGGAGCGCGGCATCCTGGTCATCACCCACTACCAGCGCCTGCTCGACTACATCGTGCCGGACAAGGTCCACATCCTGGCCGCGGGCCGGATCATCCACACCGGGGACAAGGATCTGGCCCTGCGCCTGGAAAAGGAAGGCTACGACAAGATCCTGGCCCAATACGGCGTCAAACAGGCCGAGGAACTCGCAACCGTATGAGCATCCCTCCCGTCGAAGAGAAGCCGGAAATGGCGATCGATATCGACCGCAGCGCGGGCGATTTCCATTATGAGATGGAATACGCCTACGACGCGGGCGTGGGCCTTTCCGAGAAGACGGTCGACTACATCTGCGACGTGAAGAAGGATCCGGATTGGATCCGGGACTTCCGCAAGCGCGCGCTGAAGATCTTCAGCGACCGCCCCATGCCCACCAACTGGGCGACGAAGGATCTGGAAGCGATCGAGTTCGACAAGATCCGCTACTACCTTTCCCAGGGCCAGCAGCCGAAGCGCACCTGGGAAGAGGTGCCGGACGACATCAAGCGCACCTTCGAGCGCCTGGGCATCCCCGAGCAGGAGCGCAAGTTCCTGGCGGGCGTAGAGGCCCAGTTCGACAGCGAGGCGGCCTACTCCAACATCAAGGCGGCCGTCGGCGAGCAGGGCGTCATCTTCGTCGGCAGCACGGAAGGCCTGCACAAGCACCCGGAGATTTTCCGCAAGTGGTTCGGCAAGGTCATCCCCAGCGGCGACAACAAGTTTTCCGCCCTGAACAGCGCCGTCTTCTCCGGCGGCAGCTTCATCTACGTGCCGCCCGGGGTGAAGGTTTCCCACCCGCTCCAGGCCTACTTCCGCATCAACGCGCAGAACTTCGGCCAGTTCGAGCGGACCCTCATCATCGCCGACGAGGGCGCGGAGGTGACCTACATGGAGGGCTGCACCGCCCCGAAGTTCGATACCGCCACCCTGCACAGCGCGGTGGTGGAGCTGGTCGCCCTCAAGGGGGCCAAGATCCAGTACATCACCGTCCAGAACTGGGCGCCCAACGTCTTCAACCTGGTCACCAAGCGCGGCTTCGCCTACGAGGACGCCGAGGTGAAGTGGATCGACTGCAACATCGGCTCCCGCCTGACCATGAAGTATCCCGGCGTGGTCATGAAGGGCCGCCGCGCCCGCGGCGAGGTCGTCAGCATCGCCCTGGCCAACGACGGCCAGCACCAGGACACCGGCGCCAAGATGGTCCACGAGGCCGACGAGACGACCAGCACGATCGTCTCCAAGAGCATCAGCGTGGGCGCGGGCCGGGCCACCTACCGCGGCCTGGTGGAGATCCCCAGCCACCTCTCCGGGTGCAAGAACAACACGGAGTGCGACGCGCTGCTCATCAATACCAACTCCCGCACGGACACCTACCCCGCCATCGAGGTGCAGGGCAACCGCAACTCCGTCCAGCACGAGGCCAGCGTGAGCAAGGTCAGCGCCGAGCAGATCTTCTACATGCAGCAGCGCGGCCTTTCCGAGGCGGCGGCGATGAGCCTCTCCGTCAACGGCTTCGTCAACGACCTGGTGCGCCAGTTCCCGCTCGAATACAGCGTGGAGCTTAAGCGCCTCATCGACCTGGAGATGGAAGGCTCCGTCGGCTAACCCTTCGTTTCTTTCCCCAACCCATGTCTTCTTCGACCACCCTTGAAAGCCCCGCCGCGTCCGCCGCGCCGGGCCTGCCCCTCGACCGCCTTCCCCAGGCCGACGCCGCCGCCTCCGCGCCAGCTTGGTGGCGCGCCGCCCAGGAAGAGGCCTGGGGCCGCTATGAAAAGCTCCCCGCCCCCCACCGCAAGGAAGAGGGCTGGCGCTTCACCGACCTGGCCCGCGTGGCCACGGAAGGTTTCCGTGCCGCCCTCCCGGTGAGCGCCGCGGCCCGTGCCGAGATCGAGAAGGCCGGCGGCTCCCTCTACGGGAAGGCCCCGGCGGGCCGTGTCTGCTACGCCAACGATACCCTCTTGGTCCACGAGCCGATCTCCAAAGAGCTGGCCGCCCAGGGCGTCGTCTTCCTGCCGCTGGCCGAGGCCCTGCGCGACGCCAAGGCGTCCGCCCTCCTCAAGAAATATTTCATGGCCCGGGAAACCGGCCTGGGGGCGCGCCGCTTCGAGGCGCTCCACCGCGCCTTCTGCCGCGCCGGCATCCTCCTCTACGTCCCCGCCGGGGTCGAGGTGAAGGCGCCCCTCCAGGCCTCCTTCTGGCTGGCCGACGCGGAGGCCGCCGTCTTCCCGCACACCCTCATCATCGCGGAGGACAACGCCCAGGTCTCCCTGGAGGTCACCTACGCCTCCACGACCGGCGCGCGGGGTGGCTTCGCCTGCGTCGCGGGCGACGTCTATGCCGGGGCGGGGGCGCGCGTCCGCCACGTCGCCGTGCAGAACTGGGACGAGAAGGCCGTTTCCCTCCAGCTTGGCTCCACCACGGTGGAGAAGGACGGGCACGCCGCCAGCCTCCACCTGAACCTGGGTTCCCACTACGCCCGCATGGAGAACCGGAGCCGCATGATGGGTTCCGGCGCGCGCAGCGAGATGTTCTCCCTGACGGCCGCCCACGGGACGCAGGAATTCGACCAGCGCACCTACCAGGAGCACGCCGCGCCGAATACGACGAGCGACCTTCTCTACAAGAACGCCTTGGCCGATACGGCGCACACCATCTTCGCGGGCATGATCCGCGTCGACCCCGGCGCGCAGCAGACGGACGCCTACCAGAGCAACCGCAACCTCCTCCTTTCCCCCACGGCGCAGGCCAGCTCCCTGCCCGGCTTGGAGATCGAGGCGAACGAGGTCCGCTGTACCCACGGCGCCACCGCCGGGCAGATCAGCCCGGAGGAGCTCTTTTACATGGCGCAGCGCGGCATCCCCACGCCGGTGGCCCGCCACCTCTTCGTCCTCGGTTTCTTTGACGAGGTGCTGGAGCGCCTGAACGATCCGGAGCTCTCCGCCTCCCTGCACCGCCTGTTGGAGGAGAAATTCGCCCGCGCGACCGCCTAGCCTTCTTATGAGCAGCGAAGAGACCGTCTCCCTGCGCCGCGCCGCCCGCGGCGTGAAGATCCCCAGCGGCGACCCGATCGAGATGCCGGAGGGCTCCCAGGTCACCATCACCCAGTCCCTGGGCGGCTCCTACACCGTCCTCTACGCCAACGCCTACCTGGTCCGCGTCGATTCCCGCGACGCCGACGCGCTGGGCAAGGAGGCCGCCGCCCAGCCGGAGGATTCCGGCGACGGCGCGCCGCCGGACGAGGCGAAGATTTTCGACCAGCTCAAGCTGGTCTTCGACCCGGAAATCCCGGTGAACATCGTCGATCTGGGTCTTGTCTACGACTGCAAGGTTTCCGCCTTGGAAGGCCAGGAGGGCAAATACCGCGTCGACGTGAAGATGACGCTGACCGCCCCCGGCTGCGGCATGGGCCCCGTCATCGCGGGAGACGCGCGGGAGAAGATCCTGGGCGTTCCCGGCGTCGGCGACGCCAACGTGGAGCTGGTCTGGAGCCCGCCCTGGAGCCAGGGGATGATCAGCGAGCTGGGCCGCATGCAGCTGGGCCTGATCTAGCCCGTCCTGTTTTTTGGAACGCCAAAAAGGGGAGCCTCCTTACGGGGGCTCCCCTTGAATCGTACGGGAGGAAAGAGGGGGACGGCTAGGTCTTGAAGCGGGGCGTCACGCTCTCGTGGCGGTGCGCCTCGTCCGGTTGCAAATGCTCCCGCACGGCGCTCCAGTTTTTCCAGAGCTTCACCGCGGTGCCGACCCAGCCCGCGGCGCGGAAACCGCCGCCGAGGAGGGAGCCCAAAAGGGAGGTCTTCACCGCCGTGGCGGCCACGGAGGCGGTCTTCTTCCCGCGCAGCAGGCGCCAGCCCAGGATGAGGCCGCCGGCCACGGCCAGCCAGGTGCCGCTTTTCTTCAGCTTCTGGCCGGTTTCCACGCCGTGCTCGATCCAGCCGAGGGCGCCGCGCACGCTGTCCTCGATCTCGTCGACGGTGTGGGAGAATTCCTGGCGGAGCGCCGCGCTCTGCGCGATGAGGATCTGTTTCCGTTCCGGAAGGCTGCGGGAATTCTTCATGACGGCTCCTGCGGGTTGGCGTTCTTTCCCTCGATCCAACTGCGGTCTTTTTCAAACTCCCGCAGGGTGTCGGCGAAGGGCGGCTTGGCGTAATGGACGAAGCGCCACGTGAGGAAACCGACCAAGGCCGTGACGCCCAGATAGAAGCCGCTCAAGGCCCACAGCATCCGCAGCCGCGCCGCCGGATCGTCCCAGACGGCGAAGATGAGGGTGAAGGTGGCCAATAGGAGGGTGACCGCGCCTAGAAGGATGGAGGCGGAAGCCAGGATGACGGCCTTGACCGCCCGCAGGCTCTCTTCCCGCAGTTCGAGCGAGAAAAGCTCCACGCGGACGTGGACGCTCTGCAGCGCCAGGCGTCCCATTTTCCGGATGGAGGCCAGGAACTTGGGCGCGGCGGAGGTGTCCCCTTCCTCCAGGGGGGGCTCTTGAAGGGTATTCACAAGGGAAGGCCGCGGACCTTACTTGCGGCTGATCAGCAGGCCGGCGAGGAGGCCGACGCCGAAGGAGATGGCGATCGATTCGTAAGGATGGGCGCGGATCGTCTGGTCGGCCTGCTTGGCCCCGGCGATTGCCTTTTCCTTGAGGACGCCGTTCCATTCACGCAGTTGGGCGCGGGCTTCGGTGATGCGGGCGGTGAGGCGTTCGCGGGTGGCGCGGGCTTTTTCGCTCAGATCGCCGGCGGTTTCATGGATGAGGGCTTCCGCGTCCCGGATGACCTCCTGGATGTCGCGGTAAAGCTTCTCTTTGTCGACGTGGGTGCCTTGGTTGGTTGTTTCCATAAATGAATTTAACACACCTTCCCCGAAGCGCAAAAATCAGCGGCTTACGATGGGGGCGGCAAGGGTGCGCTGGGTTTGTTCTCCCTGGGCCACGGTCTGGCTGGAGCGCTGGAAGGGAGCGGAGGCGAGGGCCTGCTTGTCGATGGCGGCCATGGCCTCCTTGGGATTGGCGACGGGGATTTCGCCGGCCATGTCTTCATTGGTCAGGTTGAGGGAGACCTGGTTGGAGAAGCCCTTTTTGGCCAGGAGCTGGGGCAGGGTGGCCACGCCGACGTCGGCCTGGTTGTGGGCGGCCCCGTCGATGACGATCACGCCGCCGGTGGGGGATTGCCCCGCCAGCTGGGCGATGCGGCCGCTCATGATGGAATTCCGCGTTTCCAGGCCGTGCAGGCCGGTGGCCATGTCCCGCGGCATGTATTGATCGACCAAGGCCACCCGGTACCCCTGGTCGACGGCCTGGGTGGCCACCTGGATCAGGCCGCGCGTTTCCTCGCCCCGGCCGGGAGCCATATAGTAGTTGTCCGCCAGGCCCTTGGCCTTTTCCGGGGTGATGGCGGGATTGACGGAGGCGACGGCC
This window contains:
- the sufC gene encoding Fe-S cluster assembly ATPase SufC, with product MSLIIKDLHAKIGEKEILRGLNLEIPTGEVHAIMGPNGSGKSTLAKVMSGHPDYTVTGGEVILDGENILEMEPDERARKGLFMAFQYPSEITGVTIANFLRAALQARLPEGEELDAPAFYQTLYKKMDALEMKREFTSRYVNEGFSGGEKKRNEILQMAMLEPRYAVLDETDSGLDIDALRIVANGVNTLRGAERGILVITHYQRLLDYIVPDKVHILAAGRIIHTGDKDLALRLEKEGYDKILAQYGVKQAEELATV
- the sufB gene encoding Fe-S cluster assembly protein SufB — protein: MAIDIDRSAGDFHYEMEYAYDAGVGLSEKTVDYICDVKKDPDWIRDFRKRALKIFSDRPMPTNWATKDLEAIEFDKIRYYLSQGQQPKRTWEEVPDDIKRTFERLGIPEQERKFLAGVEAQFDSEAAYSNIKAAVGEQGVIFVGSTEGLHKHPEIFRKWFGKVIPSGDNKFSALNSAVFSGGSFIYVPPGVKVSHPLQAYFRINAQNFGQFERTLIIADEGAEVTYMEGCTAPKFDTATLHSAVVELVALKGAKIQYITVQNWAPNVFNLVTKRGFAYEDAEVKWIDCNIGSRLTMKYPGVVMKGRRARGEVVSIALANDGQHQDTGAKMVHEADETTSTIVSKSISVGAGRATYRGLVEIPSHLSGCKNNTECDALLINTNSRTDTYPAIEVQGNRNSVQHEASVSKVSAEQIFYMQQRGLSEAAAMSLSVNGFVNDLVRQFPLEYSVELKRLIDLEMEGSVG
- the sufD gene encoding Fe-S cluster assembly protein SufD, with translation MSSSTTLESPAASAAPGLPLDRLPQADAAASAPAWWRAAQEEAWGRYEKLPAPHRKEEGWRFTDLARVATEGFRAALPVSAAARAEIEKAGGSLYGKAPAGRVCYANDTLLVHEPISKELAAQGVVFLPLAEALRDAKASALLKKYFMARETGLGARRFEALHRAFCRAGILLYVPAGVEVKAPLQASFWLADAEAAVFPHTLIIAEDNAQVSLEVTYASTTGARGGFACVAGDVYAGAGARVRHVAVQNWDEKAVSLQLGSTTVEKDGHAASLHLNLGSHYARMENRSRMMGSGARSEMFSLTAAHGTQEFDQRTYQEHAAPNTTSDLLYKNALADTAHTIFAGMIRVDPGAQQTDAYQSNRNLLLSPTAQASSLPGLEIEANEVRCTHGATAGQISPEELFYMAQRGIPTPVARHLFVLGFFDEVLERLNDPELSASLHRLLEEKFARATA
- the sufT gene encoding putative Fe-S cluster assembly protein SufT; translated protein: MSSEETVSLRRAARGVKIPSGDPIEMPEGSQVTITQSLGGSYTVLYANAYLVRVDSRDADALGKEAAAQPEDSGDGAPPDEAKIFDQLKLVFDPEIPVNIVDLGLVYDCKVSALEGQEGKYRVDVKMTLTAPGCGMGPVIAGDAREKILGVPGVGDANVELVWSPPWSQGMISELGRMQLGLI
- a CDS encoding phage holin family protein, producing the protein MNTLQEPPLEEGDTSAAPKFLASIRKMGRLALQSVHVRVELFSLELREESLRAVKAVILASASILLGAVTLLLATFTLIFAVWDDPAARLRMLWALSGFYLGVTALVGFLTWRFVHYAKPPFADTLREFEKDRSWIEGKNANPQEPS
- a CDS encoding DUF883 family protein gives rise to the protein METTNQGTHVDKEKLYRDIQEVIRDAEALIHETAGDLSEKARATRERLTARITEARAQLREWNGVLKEKAIAGAKQADQTIRAHPYESIAISFGVGLLAGLLISRK